In Amyelois transitella isolate CPQ chromosome W, ilAmyTran1.1, whole genome shotgun sequence, the genomic stretch GACCTTTACGTTTAATAACTCTTTCAATAAGATaaatttctggaaatttcgttttttgtaattcatattcataaaaagctcccaaaattttctgtttatgtTTGTCTTCTAATAGGTATGTTGGTGGATTCGTATCATTTACCTTGACAATAACGAATATTTCTGTCGACCAGTTGGGAGTGTAtcctttataaaaatcacctttaaatttacttatccgAACACTATCACCAACGTGGAACTTAGGCTTGCGATATAAAACTCGCTTTTGTGCACGCAATATGTTACATCTAACATGTATctggtttactttatttacgtcGACTGGTTTAAATTTAGTAGTACGGTGAGtagtattgttatatttttctacaacggaatttaaatttggtcctaactatttataacaaccatacaaactaaacattttgtaaagattacattttattgtacgAATAACTCTTTCCACAATAGAAGCTTTTTTGGTGGAGTAGGTGGAATAATGATTAATGTCATATTtcttacacaatttattaaaagcatcattataaaattctttgcctaaatcagtttgtaaatttataggtTTTCGTTTTGAACGAgatacaatttcaaacattgctgttgtcacacattttttgttttttgattttataggatatgtccacacatattttgtaaaagtatctattacaactaaaacatatttatatcctttgttaaaataagaatatttctgaaaatccATAAGATCAGCTTGCCATAAGTCGTCTAttccttttataattgtaaatcgacgaggaaaatttcttcttgctgctttataaatttcatccactatgttttttttgctcATTGTGTTGGTTCAATTTAAGTTCAATCAAATTATCTGTttcttgttttgtataaaacgatTTTGACAAACGGTCTGATGTAgctttttccaatttttttaaatatacttgtatattatcattaaccactcttatttcttttcttaactCTTGTAGTATATTATCGACGTATGCTTTGTTCACTGCTTCATCGGCTTCATTTGGAGATGAAAgaccttttaatttagatgtttTCAAATCATAGTGTCCAGCATCAGTTTTCACCAATGTATCGTTTAAAGTGTCGATAAATTCCAATAATCGCAAACGTTTATGGACGTGATGACCGAACTTATCTACATTCATTGCTGTCTAGATGATTAGAGATCTCGAATTATACTGGTCATTTTCTGTGGCGATAGCTGTTtatgttctatatttataattccagCTTCTCGTAATTCTTCTATGActgcaataatttcattatctacACCACTATTGCCAGCCGCTCGTGATcctaacaacaattttaatcgtTCTACCAGTTCGTTGGGATCAtcccaataaacataatcagtatatttttttacttttttcagaaGTGGAATACCTTTTCCTTGAGGGAGACTTTCTACACttgaagtcatattttttgagaatttaaataaaggcttaatgacattaatgtatttaaaacctttGTTACTGTTTATAGGTTTAGATGACTCATAATTACGTCGATGTGCATTAGTATCAAttagtaacaatttataattttgcaagtcCTCCTCTCTGACTTTTTCTAGATCAGGTTtccttttaaatagtaactctCTTAAACCATCTGTCTTCTTTAAAATTCGAGTTCCTATTTTCAGAATGTTATCATTATCGAAAACACGAATATTGCCAAGCATTAGTTTTCCCCGCTCATGTCTTACTCCAAAAGGTATAGCATCCATTACTTCTGATGATGTAGACCACGACAAAGTTTGACGATTATCTGGAGAAGACGCAATAGATTTGAACGAACCTTCACTGACATTATGATCTTCAGAAGGTGtggaaattaaagttttgttgtaattattagGAAAGTCGCTTTCAGAAACAGTGTCATTCGATTCTTCATTGGATGAATAAGACGATgtactttcatttttacattttttcccaACAGAgggaatgtaattattttcattctcaacccatttttcattatttttattggctatCAAATTAAGGGGATCAACAAtaggtttgaaaattttctccagtgccatattatttacgttttttgtATCGTTAATCATCCccacttttcttttaacagCTGCTGCTGACtttactatttgttttttaaatgttttttccattttactgCTTGATATTGTGTTCAGTCGCAGATCACACTTTAAAGTGACCTTTCATTATCACTACATTgtattaagtatgttaatCTAGAACTATAAAAGTGTCAAATGCTGACCTATAACatcctttgtttttatcacaatccttattaataacaagataattaaaaggCTTTTTCCAAACTTTTGAACACATTTCACGAAATTGATTCCATGACATATCAGACCCTACATGCTCATCATAaacatgtttcaaattaatatcatcttgtttaaataatacaatcaaaTTGGAATTGTCTCTCACTAgttgtttaggtatttttgtatatgtttgattaatataaaaacaattaattttcttatgtcgACCCATAGCAAAATAATCTCTAATGCTGTTCTGATTTTCGCAAGCTAcatcatcaaatattataattgaatcaGGTAGCGCTTCGTGAGGActcaaaatttcacaattgtgattgtatttatgaaagGTTGTACCAGAAACCATGTTCATAactttctctaaaaataagtattttgcttgatataaagattttgaataaacatataagttaCAAAATCGTGGACCAtctgtatgtaacaataaacttattactaaGTTGGTTTTTCCACAATTTGATGGACCACAAACGATACAACGTATTGTGTTCGGCAGAAGGTTTCCGTGTCGTTTTGGTTCTTGTGATGAAGCAGGACAAATACAATCTAATTTTAGTGagtctttttgtttcacaaatttcatttctaGTTATTAGCATGTGCTTAAACTCGTCTGCAGTACTCAACGAATTTGAGCGAAATGAATTTAGGTTTAACGAATAAACacgtttaataatttaacatgtaAAATCTTGTTGGTAAAACAGGAATCAGGAAAgcacaacaaaataatgtttgatgGTTAGAATGAATCATGTGTAAAAAGTGTGTTCGGTGTGTGATCTTTCCACGAGCTCGCGGGTGgtgattcttatcaattttataacggagtcaggtgagtgcattcgactaatgttttgtgtttagaatgaatcgaattttgtttattgggaattctgggacacaaaagtgtcccagaattcccaataaacatctaCTAATATCATGATAACTGCAGCTATATATCTCATATTATAGCGGGGCGAGATTGAGAAGTAAAAGCCAACTACGGGATAACAACTTTACTtcggtaacttataaaaagaaatacaaaactCGCTCGCTAATAAGAGGTGCATACCGCACCGGTCCGCGGTCCTCTGCGCGGGCGCTGGGAACGGCGTGGTATGGACGAGGGGGGCGGAGAGTGAGGCGATGTCCCCCCGGAAGGGCCTACAATGTTGCCCGCTATATCCTCCCCCTCCAAGTTACATGGTCGACCCGACTGTGACTTGGCTGGTCTACCGCGATGGCGCTGATGCGCAATAACAGGAGATTTACCCACGTAACGCGTTAAGGCGCTGGCATGGTATTTGCCCTTTACAATGTTGTTACAATCAACGACGAGATAAGAAGTGGGACTACAAACTTTAGATATGCGATAAGGTCCCTCTCGCTTAGGAGCAAATTTGCTCGTGATACCACGCTGTGCATTACTCGGCATATGGACCTCCACCAGGACCATGTCTCCCTCATTAAACGGAGCAACCTGCCTCCGTTGTTTATCGGCGACAGCCTTCCTATTGTCCTGTTGCGACTCAATACGTCTCCTGACATCCACAAGAATTCGAGCAAAATCTCTCAAATATGGTGATATCTGAGGCACAAAATTTTGCTGCTCCACAATGGTTCTGAAATCTGTATGGACTGCAAGAGGCGTACGCAACTCACGTGCAAAAGTTATAAATGCGGCCGTATGGCCGGTTCCTTCGTTATAAGAGCTATTCGAAGAGAAACGTACCGCTGGCAACATCTGTGGCCAGGAACGATGCTCGGTACCCACGAGGATGGCGAGATGTTTCTTTAACTCGCGGTTCTTCCGCTCAGCGGGGTTGGCCTCTGGATGGTACACCGGTATCAAAGCCTGGTGAACCCCGAAAACAAACATCGCCTTTTGCATTACAGCCGAAACAAATTGAGTACCGTTATCGGAGATTACCCGCCTGGGCAACCCATAACGTAGAAAAACTTCTTCAATAAGCACCTTAGCGCAAGTTTCTGCAGTTGCATCACGCATGGCGAACAGCTCCACCCAACGACTAGCAGTATCCTCTACTAAAAGGATCCACTTCTCCCCCTTTTCTCCTTCGGGAAGAGGGCCAAACAAGTCCATCGCCAGTACCTCGAAACGCTGCTGGGGCACTGGGGTTTGCAGCAGACCTGCTGGCTTTAAATTGGTGGCTTTATACTTTTGACAAAGGTCACAGGATTTAAGATATTGAGCCACATAcgttttcatattattaaagtaataacGCTCCTTAATCTTCCGCAAGGTCCGCTCCAAACCCAAGTGTCCAGCAGTAGGCGCATCGTGAAATTCCTTTAAAACTTCCGCCCTCAACGACTCTGGAATAACTAACTGGGGCTCGTCGGACTCAGCATCCGGATCACATCTAAAGAGCACTCCTTGAGAAAGATAATAACCTCGATCTGACCATCGAGTAATATCAGCATTTTCGGtatcttcaaaattatttattattcgagCTATATCTGGATCACCGAGTTGGGCGCTACGAATATCTTCTGGGGCCCACTGAGGAAAATCAACCACGACGGGACAGGTGTTCTGGACTTCCGAAACCTGTTCATCAGCATCAGCACATACAGGACGACTGAGAGTGTCGGCAACAACGTTGACCTTACCTGGCGTATAGTCGATATCCAGATCAAACGACTGAATCTTTAAAGCCCACCGAGCCAAACGTCCTGTAGGCGTCTTCAACGCCATAAGCCACTTTAACGGCTGGTGGTCTGTGGAGACACGGACCTTTGCACCCTCCACGTAGCCACGGAACCTATCTAAGGCCCAAACCACAGCCAAGGCTTCACGTTCAGTGGTATTATAATTCTTTTCAGCCTGCGTGAGCAAGCGACTTGCAAATTCTATTGGTCTTTCTTCATGGACATCTTCACCTTGAAGCAAGACAGCGCCTAATGCGTATGCGCTCGCATCAGTCCTTATTATGAACGGCTTCTCAAAATCTGGTTGCTTTAGAATTAGGCTGGTAGAAAGCCTAGTTTTAAGCGTTTCAAATGCGACCATCTGTTCCTCTCTCCAAGTCCAGATCTTGTTCTTACGAGTGAGTTCCGTTAATGGACGAGCGACATCGGCGAATTGCGGAATAAATTTGCGAAACCAGGAACACGTCTGTAAGAAGGTCCTAAGTGCCTTCAGGTTCGTCGGCGGCAACATTTTCAGCACAGCCTCCACCTTTCGAGGATCTGGTTCAATGCCTTGTGAAGACACAACATGTCCCAAGTAAGTAAGCCTCTCTTTAGCAAAAACACACTTACTTCGATTAGCCTTTAAGTTAAACAGGCGTAGACGGTCGAAAACCTGCTGGAGGTCCTGGAGGTGACGATTAAAATTTGGTGATATTACCAGAATATCATCCAAATAAGCCAGTACACATACGTCTTTAAGACCAGACCTCATTCGGTCGATCAAACGCTGAAAAGTCGCTGGCGCGTTTTTAAGTCCAAACGGCATTCGGCGAAATTGGAATGTACCAAAAGGTGTGGTGAACGCCGTCTTTGGTCTATCCTCCGGAGCGACAATAGTCTGCCAGTAACCAGCCTTTAAATCTATGGTGGACATGACACAGCCTTCTCTGGTACTCTGCAACAAGTCATCTATGACAGGAAGTGGATACTTATCAGTACGGGTGACGCTGTTTAATTTCCGGTAGTCGACACAGAAGCGGACCTCTCCATTCTTCTTGGGTATCAGCACCACAGGGGAAGCCCACTCTGACTCAGCATCTTCGATGATGTCATCTTCTAACATTTTCTCTAATTCCGCTCTGATCACTTCTTTTTTCGCTGGAGATACGCGATAAGGAGGACTCGCAATAGGCCTGGCGTCTCCGGTATCAATGTGGTGAACAGCAAACTGAGTGGGTCCTCCCCCTGGAGTGAAAATGTCCTCATTGACATTCAGAAGGTTGGACAGCTGCTGTCGTTCGTCCTTGCCTAAGTGGAATCCTTCATCCTCGTGAAGACCCACAGACGAGCAATGCAAAGGTTCGTATGACCTTACACCATTAGGTTCAAAGACGATGGGCTGAGGGACCCTATCGTGGTTCATGAACCATATACCGCGAGAAAAATCTAATACCATGCCAGCGTCCTGAATAAAATTCATTCCCAACAAACTTTCAGTAGCATTGGGCAACATTATAAACTTAACATCTAAACAGACATCGCGCACCCTAACCCTAACTTGCGTACGTTCAACAATTTGCGCAACTGCCCGCCCGTCCGCGTATTTAAGCTcagtaaatacattttcaaactTATGGCCATACTTAACTAAATGAGCTCTAAGACTAACACTGCCTATACAATGTTTAGCACCTGTGTCTATAAGCACTTTACCACGTTCAccataaatttcaatttctaaCAAAGGTCGCACTCGCGAATCTATATTAACACTATTTGCAGAAACAGATTGAAACGAAGTTGATACGGACGGAACCGGTTCTGTCTTTTTACACGTCGAGCAGTTGGATCGGATCACGCCGGGAGCACCGCACCCGAAACACGTGATAGTTGAGACGCGTGGTTCTCCATCAGTGCCAAGTTTCTGTTTGGCTAACTTTTCACAGGCATCTTTCAGATGACCATACTTTTTACAGTAATTACAGTGTGGCCGAGCTTTATTCTTATAAGATACTGTCGACTGCGAAGCCGTCGGAGAAATGGGTACAGTAGTAGGCTTTGCCGTCGAACATAACGGTTTAAGATCGCTGGTCGATGTTCGGCTTTCATCCAAAATATCTTCGACACGACGGGCCATAGTAATAAGCTCAGCGAAGGTAGAAAATTCCAAACGCGAAACCTTTTCACGAATACGTCGATGTAGCAAACCGTAcgtcaaatcaaatcaaatcaaatatgttTATTGTGCAACATAGGTTAAAAGGCTGTTACATATTTGTGATCATCACTGTGAGCTGTCCTAATGGACGTACAATATcgtatttacaattaaatttcaaagtcaaaaacatacaagcaattaaattaattagtaagaattaaattaaaattaaataataattaaaaaagccTTATTTGttgtcaatttaaaataattatataattcctGAGTCAtgcatattaataataattaaattataataatatcatctAGAAATTCTTGAACATTATAGTAGCATTTCTCaatcagaagtaattttaatttcttttttaatgtcattctgtccagattttttaaagtatccGGCAATTTGTTGAATATAATGGGTGCCCTACCTATTACATTTTTGCCCATCATAGCAGTCTTATGTCCACCTGTAATCAGTTTTTGTTTGTACTGTGTTCTTACGTCATTTGTCCTCTTTCTTGTTTCCGTAAATTTAGGAAATAAAAGTGGAtttgattttacaaataaacataattccaATATGTATACACAAGGGAATGTTAATATTCTTAGCGATTTAAATTTAGGCACACAACTATCTCTAGAGCGCAGATTACACATTGATCTAATACAtcttttctatatattttctatacgTCATATCTAATTGCACGGTCATCGACAGGGAATGAAGGGGTAACTGTGACATTAATGCCCTGATGTGACATATGAAAAGGTCTGTAGCTTCGTTACTACGCTGTTccctttcaaatatttttctataaattttgtgCGGGGGCAACCTTGGTCCAAACGTCTGTTTGAGTGCTTCGATGGCGGCAGACCAGGTTGGGGTATGATCCTTCACACCCTGCCACCATGTCGCAGCCAACCCGGTAAGTAACATAGGCAAGCCACGCAAGGCGTTTTCGTCGCTTACTCCAACACAATCTTTATAGACCTCTATGGCGTCTACAAAAGATTCCACGTTGCTAGACTTCTCGCCGTCGAATCTTGCTGTGCATTTTGCGAAATTACCATGTAAGGAACTACTTACAGTTGGTGGGACATTTACCCTTTCCATTAAAAATCTCAGCTGCTCGGTTGTTATCATGATCGGAGCAAGCGGAGGCAATGGAACAGCCTCTGGCGCAGGTGCAGGTTGTTGTACAGCCTCCGGAGTGGGCGGCGGCGACGCCACCACATTAGCTTGGGCCGCGCCCGCCGACGGACTCTCTGCGCGAGATCTCGTAAGCACCATGGTAACACGATGAAGCAATACGTGTATGTCGAAATAAGAGTTCACGAAAGTCCAGACGCACTATCACAACGTTCACcagtctttataaataatgtccaACACACACAATAGTTGTataaaaagtcttaaaaagtcaGGCCGCGTAAAAAAAAGTCGTAACTATTATAGTACCTACACATGTATCGCGAAAcaacggttttttttttttttgggtacACTAAAACTTTTTGGTAAGTTTTTGTTCACTGCAGGTAGGTAAAGTCTCAACACAAAAGAGTATTTAGGTACGTTAACTGTTCACGTACCCAAACAacggttcttttttttttggtacacGAAACTATTTTTAgtaagtttttgtttgtaatatctttattgcatagaaatttacacagtaacaagaaaaaagtacaaagttataaaataaacaaatcactagcaatggcggacttatcccataaagggatctcttccagtcaaccggcaaaacaataaaggaactagataattcagtaaaaagcggcaagtcactgtgtttttagcaacaatataataatatactaacagaaatacatataatagacatatacctatccaataaatatatatgtataaacttattaataaataaacatacataaactaagaTAAATTGCCTGACGTTCGATCTAGGTGCTCAACTGGACAGGaacttaaatacattatttttaaatatgttgagGGTCTGTGCTTTTTTAGTGTCCAAGGGGAGAGAATTCCAAAGCTTTGCAGCCTTTACGGAGAAAGATTTAGAGTAGGAATGGGAAGAGTGTAAAGGAACACATAGAAGAAGTTTATTGTAGGATCTTAGACGATTGTCCGGTTCGCGAAAAGAGAATTTTTCGTGAAGATACGAGGGGAAAGATCGATTGAAAAGAACATTAAAGAGCAGAGAAAGAATATGGAGATTTCGGCGAGCTCTGATAGGCAACCAGTTCAGTTGATCACGAAATTTCGAAATATGATCGTATTTCCGGAGACcgaaaatatatcttatacaaacattttgtaaacgGTCGAGTTTATTGAGAAGTTCTTCAGACGGATCCAAATAGACTATGTCAGCGTAATCAAGATGAGGTAGCAAGAGTGAGCTAGCCaacataattttagttttaagagGCAAGAAGTTTTGAAGTCGTTTCAAGGCGTGTAGTGAGTAGAAAATCTTTCGACTTACGTCATTGATTTGAGGGGCCCACGATAAAGTCTGATCAAATATGATACccaaattttttactttattagtaAAAGGGATAATTTCACCATTGAGTGAAATGTTGGGTACCAAGGATAAATTTAATCTACTAATAAAATGAGGGCTACCGATAATAATTGCCTGAGATTTGTTCGCGTTTATCGTAAGTCCAAAATTCCGAGCCCAATTCGCAATTGAAATAAGGTCTGCGTTGATAACGCCGACAGCATTGTGGAATTCATCAAGTGGGGCAGCTGCATAAATTTGGAGATCATCAGCGTAAAGATGAAAAGAGGAGGATAAAAGGGCCGTTATTCcatctataaaaatagaaaaaagtatgGGAGAAAGAACTCCTCCTTGTGGTACACCAGCAGCGAGCCCACACCAGTCAGAACTAATCTGGTTGGCGTAAACTTTCTGATGGCGACCCTGAAGATAGGAGCGGAACCACAGAAGACAAGATGAAGAAACTTTTAAAGAACCCAGAACAGCCAGCAGGATATCAAAATCAACTGAGTTGAAAGCATTAGAAAAGTCTAGGAGAACTAGGGCTGTGAGGCTCTTATTATCAATGTTTAAACGCAAGTCCTCCGTAATTTTTAGGAGAGCTGTGGTTGTACTATGGCCTACTCTAAAACCAGATTGGTAAGGACTCAGCAATCTATGCCTTATCAAGTGACTAGAGAATTGCCGCTGAACATGGTGTTCTACGATTTTAGATAACAGTGGTAGGATAGAGATAGGACGGAAATGGGACAGTAGGGTTGGGTTAGATATTTTGGGAAGAGGAATAATGTGTGCTAATTTCCATGCAGACGGATATACTCCAGAactcaaagaaaaatttataattgaagCAAGATGGGGTGCGATTGTCGATACAATTGGCTTGACCATGTTCAAAGTTATTCGGTCATAACCCATCGCGTTGGACCTAAGTTTGCCAACAAATTTGATCATCTCATCGGCAGTAATAGGGTCAAAGTCAAAAAAAGGGCAGTCAGGAGTAGGTCTTGCAGCAAGTTGAGTAAGAGTTGCCTGCTTAATATTAGGTGTGAGATTTAAGGGAGGTgagcaaaaataattattgagtTGATTTATGTCAACATTTATAATTGAAGGAGACGCTTGCTCGCCTACCCCAATGCTACGCAAGAACTTCCACAAATTGTTAGGTGGACATGAGTCGATGCTATCGTAGATATACTTTCGTCTTGCTTCTCTACACTGCTTGTTACAAAGATTCCGCAACACGATGTAATTTTCGCGATTAGTC encodes the following:
- the LOC132904121 gene encoding uncharacterized protein LOC132904121, with protein sequence MEKTFKKQIVKSAAAVKRKVGMINDTKNVNNMALEKIFKPIVDPLNLIANKNNEKWVENENNYIPSVGKKCKNESTSSYSSNEESNDTVSESDFPNNYNKTLISTPSEDHNVSEGSFKSIASSPDNRQTLSWSTSSEVMDAIPFGVRHERGKLMLGNIRVFDNDNILKIGTRILKKTDGLRELLFKRKPDLEKVREEDLQNYKLLLIDTNAHRRNYESSKPINSNKGFKYINVIKPLFKFSKNMTSSVESLPQGKGIPLLKKVKKYTDYVYWDDPNELVERLKLLLGSRAAGNSGVDNEIIAVIEELREAGIINIEHKQLSPQKMTSIIRDL